From the Scophthalmus maximus strain ysfricsl-2021 chromosome 11, ASM2237912v1, whole genome shotgun sequence genome, one window contains:
- the tada2a gene encoding transcriptional adapter 2-alpha isoform X1 — MDRLASFGNDPFDKPPCRGCSSPLTEPYIKCAECGPSPFLLCLQCFTRGFEYKKHESDHKYEIMTSDFPVLEPGWTAQEEMALLEAVMDCGFGNWQDVAYQMRTKTKEECESHYMKNFINNPLFSSTLLSLRKTKDSRFAEGAIPFKRLHLPQCAISRQAFLCPGLVAVGKVNTDSLHFSSTDDPPRPTFDSVLSRDMAGYMPARADFMEEFDNYAEWDLKDIDFVDDDSDILRALKLAVVDIYHSRLKERQRRKKIIRDHGLINLRKFQMLERCYPKELQELYDVMRRFARVAGPIEHDKFIESHALEFELRREIHRLQEYRKAGIKSFCSAKVYERAKRMREDERRKRTMLCDVLQYIQDGRACQQWLSKQAAIDAGITPAVTTITVSATGRRSAPPLNLTGLPGTEKLNEREKELCQVVRLVPGAYLEYKQALLNECRRQGGLRLAQARALIKIDVNKTRKIYDFLIKEGYITKA; from the exons atggACCGACTCGCATCTTTTGGAA ATGATCCATTTGATAAACCTCCGTGTAGAGGTTGTTCATCTCCTCTCACTGAACCGTACATCAAGTGTGCAGAATGTGGCCCCTCGCCTTTTTTACTCTGCCTCCAG tgtttcacacGAGGATTTGAATACAAGAAGCACGAGAGTGatcacaaatatgaaataatg ACATCAGACTTCCCCGTACTTGAGCCTGGATGGACTGCACAGGAAGAGATGGCTCTGTTGGAGGCAGTCATGGACTGTGGTTTTGGGAACTG gcAGGACGTCGCATATCAGATGCGCACGAAAACCAAAGAGGAATGCGAGAGCCACTACATGAAGAATTTCATCAATAACccgctcttctcctccaccttgcTCAGCCTGCGGAAAACAAAAGACTCTCGCTTTGCAGAGGGAGCTATTCCTTTCAAAC GTCTCCATCTGCCACAATGTGCGATTTCTCGACAAGCATTTCTCTGTCCTGGTCTCGTAGCAGTTGGGAAGGTCAACACAGACTCTCTACATTTCTCTT CCACTGATGATCCTCCTCGGCCCACCTTTGACTCTGTGCTGTCTCGAGACATGGCCGGATACATGCCTGCCAGGGCGGACTTCATGGAG GAGTTTGACAACTATGCTGAATGGGATTTGAAAGACATCGACTTTGTTGATGATGACTCAGACATCCTTCGGG CACTGAAGCTTGCAGTTGTTGATATATATCATTCAAGATTAAAGGAGAGACAGCGGAGGAAAAA GATTATCCGAGACCATGGCCTGATCAACCTTCGGAAATTCCAGA tgctgGAGCGATGTTACCCAAAGGAGTTGCAGGAGCTGTACGACGTGATGAGACGATTCGCCAGGGTGGCTGGACCGATTGAACATGACAAATTCATCGAAAGTCACGCAC TGGAGTTTGAGCTGAGGCGGGAGATCCACAGGCTGCAGGAGTATAGGAAAGCAGGGATCAAGTCCTTCTGCA GCGCCAAGGTGTATGAGCGCGCGAAGCGAATGCGTGAGGACGAGCGTAGGAAGAGGACCATGTTGTGTGACGTCCTTCAGTACATCCAGGATGGCAGAGCCTGCCAGCAGTGGCTCAGCAAACAGGCTGCAAT AGACGCCGGCATCACTCCAGCTGTCACAACGATCACGGTGTCGG CAACAGGTAGGCGGAGCGCCCCCCCTCTGAACCTAACGGGACTGCCCGGGACAGAGAAGCTCAACGAGCGGGAGAAAGAG TTATGCCAAGTGGTGCGGCTGGTGCCGGGAGCCTACCTGGAGTACAAGCAGGCATTACTAAACGAGTGCAGACGGCAGGGTGGGCTGCGCCTGGCACAGGCCCGAGCACTAATCAAGATCGACGTCAACAAAACGCGCAAAATCTACGATTTCCTAATAAAAGAGGGCTACATCACTAAGGCCTAG
- the tada2a gene encoding transcriptional adapter 2-alpha isoform X2, producing the protein MDRLASFGNDPFDKPPCRGCSSPLTEPYIKCAECGPSPFLLCLQCFTRGFEYKKHESDHKYEIMTSDFPVLEPGWTAQEEMALLEAVMDCGFGNWQDVAYQMRTKTKEECESHYMKNFINNPLFSSTLLSLRKTKDSRFAEGAIPFKPTDDPPRPTFDSVLSRDMAGYMPARADFMEEFDNYAEWDLKDIDFVDDDSDILRALKLAVVDIYHSRLKERQRRKKIIRDHGLINLRKFQMLERCYPKELQELYDVMRRFARVAGPIEHDKFIESHALEFELRREIHRLQEYRKAGIKSFCSAKVYERAKRMREDERRKRTMLCDVLQYIQDGRACQQWLSKQAAIDAGITPAVTTITVSATGRRSAPPLNLTGLPGTEKLNEREKELCQVVRLVPGAYLEYKQALLNECRRQGGLRLAQARALIKIDVNKTRKIYDFLIKEGYITKA; encoded by the exons atggACCGACTCGCATCTTTTGGAA ATGATCCATTTGATAAACCTCCGTGTAGAGGTTGTTCATCTCCTCTCACTGAACCGTACATCAAGTGTGCAGAATGTGGCCCCTCGCCTTTTTTACTCTGCCTCCAG tgtttcacacGAGGATTTGAATACAAGAAGCACGAGAGTGatcacaaatatgaaataatg ACATCAGACTTCCCCGTACTTGAGCCTGGATGGACTGCACAGGAAGAGATGGCTCTGTTGGAGGCAGTCATGGACTGTGGTTTTGGGAACTG gcAGGACGTCGCATATCAGATGCGCACGAAAACCAAAGAGGAATGCGAGAGCCACTACATGAAGAATTTCATCAATAACccgctcttctcctccaccttgcTCAGCCTGCGGAAAACAAAAGACTCTCGCTTTGCAGAGGGAGCTATTCCTTTCAAAC CCACTGATGATCCTCCTCGGCCCACCTTTGACTCTGTGCTGTCTCGAGACATGGCCGGATACATGCCTGCCAGGGCGGACTTCATGGAG GAGTTTGACAACTATGCTGAATGGGATTTGAAAGACATCGACTTTGTTGATGATGACTCAGACATCCTTCGGG CACTGAAGCTTGCAGTTGTTGATATATATCATTCAAGATTAAAGGAGAGACAGCGGAGGAAAAA GATTATCCGAGACCATGGCCTGATCAACCTTCGGAAATTCCAGA tgctgGAGCGATGTTACCCAAAGGAGTTGCAGGAGCTGTACGACGTGATGAGACGATTCGCCAGGGTGGCTGGACCGATTGAACATGACAAATTCATCGAAAGTCACGCAC TGGAGTTTGAGCTGAGGCGGGAGATCCACAGGCTGCAGGAGTATAGGAAAGCAGGGATCAAGTCCTTCTGCA GCGCCAAGGTGTATGAGCGCGCGAAGCGAATGCGTGAGGACGAGCGTAGGAAGAGGACCATGTTGTGTGACGTCCTTCAGTACATCCAGGATGGCAGAGCCTGCCAGCAGTGGCTCAGCAAACAGGCTGCAAT AGACGCCGGCATCACTCCAGCTGTCACAACGATCACGGTGTCGG CAACAGGTAGGCGGAGCGCCCCCCCTCTGAACCTAACGGGACTGCCCGGGACAGAGAAGCTCAACGAGCGGGAGAAAGAG TTATGCCAAGTGGTGCGGCTGGTGCCGGGAGCCTACCTGGAGTACAAGCAGGCATTACTAAACGAGTGCAGACGGCAGGGTGGGCTGCGCCTGGCACAGGCCCGAGCACTAATCAAGATCGACGTCAACAAAACGCGCAAAATCTACGATTTCCTAATAAAAGAGGGCTACATCACTAAGGCCTAG